One genomic segment of Tripterygium wilfordii isolate XIE 37 chromosome 9, ASM1340144v1, whole genome shotgun sequence includes these proteins:
- the LOC120004864 gene encoding zinc finger protein CONSTANS-LIKE 5-like, translated as MGIEIKGFSVGWSVAAKRCDYCKTAAAAAFCGSHSAFLCLNCDTKIHGVNKLSSRHERVWMCQVCEQEPAAVTCKADAAALCVTCDADIHSANTLARRHERVPVEPFFDSDESIVKSSSPLNFLVPHETYFIGATCQKDDPEETSWLLPNQNLPSKLGRENHDVKPSTDLFFSGMDPDPFLDFEYPNSMDARFRQQHHSAGTDSMVPVQTKEAPIPVMNNENCFAIDLCRSNVSPFNYTTHTLSQSVSSSSLDVGVVPDGNSMSEISYSFSGSMTNGVDPSITVSTATQLCGIDREARVLRYREKRKKRKFEKTIRYASRKAYAESRPRIRGRFAKRIEVNNDRLYGSQASVPFMSDTQYGIVPSF; from the exons ATGGGAATTGAAATCAAAGGGTTTTCCGTCGGGTGGAGCGTGGCGGCGAAGCGGTGCGATTATTGCAAAACAGCAGCTGCTGCTGCGTTTTGCGGATCCCACTCAGCTTTCCTGTGTCTGAACTGCGACACCAAGATTCACGGAGTGAACAAGCTGTCGTCGCGACACGAGCGCGTGTGGATGTGCCAGGTGTGCGAGCAAGAGCCTGCGGCTGTCACGTGCAAGGCAGACGCGGCCGCTCTGTGCGTCACTTGCGACGCTGACATACACTCCGCGAATACACTCGCGCGACGCCATGAGCGGGTCCCAGTGGAGCCGTTCTTCGACTCCGACGAGTCTATTGTGAAGTCATCCTCGCCGTTAAATTTTCTAGTTCCCCACGAAACTTATTTTATTGGTGCCACGTGTCAGAAAGACGACCCTGAAGAGACTTCCTGGCTTCTGCCAAATCAGAACCTGCCGTCAAAACTCGGCAGGGAAAATCATGACGTTAAGCCGTCAACGGACCTGTTCTTCTCGGGAATGGATCCGGATCCTTTTTTGGATTTCGAATACCCGAATTCCATGGATGCCAGGTTCCGCCAACAACATCACAGTGCAGGTACCGATAGCATGGTACCAGTACAGACCAAAGAAGCTCCCATTCCGGTAATGAACAACGAGAATTGTTTCGCCATCGATTTATGTAGATCGAATGTCTCTCCGTTCAACTACACAACTCATACACTCAGTCAAAGT GTTTCATCGTCGTCACTGGACGTTGGAGTGGTTCCAGACGGCAATTCCATGTCCGAAATATCATACAGTTTTAGCGGAAGCATGACAAACGGGGTTGACCCCAGCATAACAGTCTCGACGGCGACCCAATTGTGCGGAATCGATCGGGAAGCGAGGGTTTTGAGGTacagagagaagaggaagaagaggaagtttGAGAAAACTATTCGCTACGCTTCACGCAAAGCCTACGCTGAGAGCAGACCGAGAATAAGAGGCCGGTTCGCCAAACGAATCGAAGTCAATAACGACCGCCTCTATGGTTCTCAAGCCTCTGTACCGTTCATGTCCGATACTCAATACGGCATCGTTCCATCCTTTTGA